The following coding sequences lie in one Daphnia pulex isolate KAP4 chromosome 1, ASM2113471v1 genomic window:
- the LOC124196309 gene encoding uncharacterized protein LOC124196309 isoform X1, translating into MAGTSRACLVKTEMLLFTFLSFFVFISIQGVQAKDCDIPFVVRGTWFYRENGEYHTTEINGDSMTGRGNCLLSHHSHHVNYTFVFYDEQTTCYHCVKFFVRTVNILDKIESGCKTLRDKSPSLNSICDGINPDQQLISLFAENFVPVNCRSGLEGVWQFAYQNRFRFTGECNHPGNVIQSCQTPGSQFLITNQKFTISYRKCDGMSESLDGTVEFSCLGDWFVGKNHYFAVANTKESRKDEKFRCFLKNRDDDEYMGKSITPECNTLKSPEDSPERYRMTPVKSETVTPGCNLPLNFSGHWINTANIDADVYINQTHIVETWHPDIGRSRKTVYICKESRDSRILLTRLNVDGCQKDYICYDIVPRHHNIIRYRKGLAMIKDDFHTVCSWTQFPAKNAWKYDLFLARDPVPIRCPVAGKFKFTQKGDIKFETRILGGVTDSPRPDIYCKENISDFSVCDAEQKEMWIDEHYCLSVDYKGRPVDIYSDPDYKLKCIGFWKENLRSYLITYDELDAFSRYRCWVYQRADLTKIYMSQALGPYCPLNQDVTSWNYTEGAAVHLNMEEYERERDQCPMNFDDGENPWRTSESYIQTFSFRGSADNIHISITAILLPLTLLFIVQH; encoded by the exons ATGGCGGGCACATCTAGGGCGTGCCTTGTAAAAACTGAAATGCTGCTATTTACTTTCCtttcgtttttcgtttttatcagTATTCAAG GTGTTCAAGCCAAAGATTGTGACATTCCATTTGTTGTTCGTGGAACATGGTTTTATCGAGAAAATGGTGAATACCATACAACAGAAATCAATGGTGACTCCATGACTGGAAGAGGAAATTGCCTTTTATCGCACCACTCTCATCATGTCAACTATACATTTGTCTTCTATGATGAGCAAACAACATGTTACCATtgtgtaaaattttttgtccGAACAGTCAATATCCTTGACAAAATTGAAT CTGGATGCAAAACACTAAGAGACAAATCTCCATCTTTAAATTCCATATGTGATGGCATTAATCCTGATCAGCAACTCATTTCACTGTTTGCTGAGAACTTTGTACCAGTAAACTGTCGATCAGGATTGGAGGGTGTTTGGCAGTTTGCCTATCAAAATCGATTTCGTTTCACCGGAGAATGTAACCACCCTGGAAATGTGATTCAGTCTTGTCAGACTCCGGGatcacaatttttaattacaaaccaaaaattcacTATAAGCTACCGAAAATGTGACGGAATGAGTGAATCTTTGGATGGAa CTGTCGAGTTTAGTTGCCTCGGAGATTGGTTCGTTGGCAAGAATCATTATTTTGCCGTCGCTAATACAAAGGAATCacgaaaagatgaaaagtttcgttgctttttaaaaaatcgcgaCGATGACGAATACATGGGTAAATCTATTACACCAGAATGTAACACTTTAAAGTCCCCCGAAGACAGTCCCGAGCGTTATCGCATGACCCCAg TCAAATCTGAGACTGTAACACCTGGTTGTAATCTACCTTTAAATTTCTCTGGGCATTGGATCAACACCGCAAATATTGATGCTGATGTTTATATAAACCAAACGCACATCGTCGAGACATGGCACCCTGATATTGGACGATCACGCAAAACAGTGTACATTTGCAAAGAATCGCGCGATTCAAGGATTCTTCTCACTCGTCTTAATGTCGACGGATG ccaAAAAGATTACATTTGTTACGACATCGTTCCTCGTCACCACAACATTATCCGCTATCGGAAAGGACTTGCCATGATCAAAGATGACTTCCATACGGTCTGTTCGTGGACACAGTTTCCTGCGAAGAACGCCTGGAaatatgatttgtttttag CCCGAGATCCAGTTCCAATTCGTTGTCCAGTGGCCGGAAAATTCAAGTTTACGCAGAAAGGCGATATCAAGTTTGAGACGCGTATCTTGGGGGGTGTGACTGATTCGCCTCGTCCCGACATTTATtgcaaagaaaacatttcagaCTTTTCGGTTTGCGATGCtgaacaaaaggaaatgtggATCGATGAACATTATTGCCTCTCAGTGGATTACAAAGGACGACCCGTTGACATTTACA GTGATCCCGATTACAAGCTCAAATGCATTGGCTTTTGGAAGGAAAATCTCCGCTCATATCTCATCACCTACGACGAGTTGGACGCATTCAGTCGTTACCGATGCTGGGTATATCAGCGGGCTGACTTGACTAAAATCTACATGTCTCAGGCGTTAGGTCCTTACTGTCCCCTCAATCAAGATGTCACCAGTTGGAATTATACAGAAGGCGCTGCAGTTCATTTAAACATGGAAGAATATGAGAGAGAGC GTGATCAATGCCCGATGAATTTTGATGATGGTGAAAATCCATGGAGAACATCTGAATCGTATATTCAAACGTTCAGTTTCCGAGGCAGTGCAGACAACATACACATCTCAATAACTGCCATTCTTTTACCCCTAACTTTACTTTTTATCGTTCAGCACTGA
- the LOC124196309 gene encoding uncharacterized protein LOC124196309 isoform X2, producing the protein MAGTSRACLVKTEMLLFTFLSFFVFISIQGVQAKDCDIPFVVRGTWFYRENGEYHTTEINGDSMTGRGNCLLSHHSHHVNYTFVFYDEQTTCYHCVKFFVRTVNILDKIESGCKTLRDKSPSLNSICDGINPDQQLISLFAENFVPVNCRSGLEGVWQFAYQNRFRFTGECNHPGNVIQSCQTPGSQFLITNQKFTISYRKCDGMSESLDGTVEFSCLGDWFVGKNHYFAVANTKESRKDEKFRCFLKNRDDDEYMGKSITPECNTLKSPEDSPERYRMTPVKSETVTPGCNLPLNFSGHWINTANIDADVYINQTHIVETWHPDIGRSRKTVYICKESRDSRILLTRLNVDGCQKDYICYDIVPRHHNIIRYRKGLAMIKDDFHTVCSWTQFPAKNAWKYDLFLAKEPVPIRCPVAGMFRFQQSGDIKFQTRILGGVTDSPRPEIHCMDSVSSLQVCDSGQKEMVIDAEFCLSTDTYGRPMDIYSDPDYKLKCIGFWKENLRSYLITYDELDAFSRYRCWVYQRADLTKIYMSQALGPYCPLNQDVTSWNYTEGAAVHLNMEEYERERDQCPMNFDDGENPWRTSESYIQTFSFRGSADNIHISITAILLPLTLLFIVQH; encoded by the exons ATGGCGGGCACATCTAGGGCGTGCCTTGTAAAAACTGAAATGCTGCTATTTACTTTCCtttcgtttttcgtttttatcagTATTCAAG GTGTTCAAGCCAAAGATTGTGACATTCCATTTGTTGTTCGTGGAACATGGTTTTATCGAGAAAATGGTGAATACCATACAACAGAAATCAATGGTGACTCCATGACTGGAAGAGGAAATTGCCTTTTATCGCACCACTCTCATCATGTCAACTATACATTTGTCTTCTATGATGAGCAAACAACATGTTACCATtgtgtaaaattttttgtccGAACAGTCAATATCCTTGACAAAATTGAAT CTGGATGCAAAACACTAAGAGACAAATCTCCATCTTTAAATTCCATATGTGATGGCATTAATCCTGATCAGCAACTCATTTCACTGTTTGCTGAGAACTTTGTACCAGTAAACTGTCGATCAGGATTGGAGGGTGTTTGGCAGTTTGCCTATCAAAATCGATTTCGTTTCACCGGAGAATGTAACCACCCTGGAAATGTGATTCAGTCTTGTCAGACTCCGGGatcacaatttttaattacaaaccaaaaattcacTATAAGCTACCGAAAATGTGACGGAATGAGTGAATCTTTGGATGGAa CTGTCGAGTTTAGTTGCCTCGGAGATTGGTTCGTTGGCAAGAATCATTATTTTGCCGTCGCTAATACAAAGGAATCacgaaaagatgaaaagtttcgttgctttttaaaaaatcgcgaCGATGACGAATACATGGGTAAATCTATTACACCAGAATGTAACACTTTAAAGTCCCCCGAAGACAGTCCCGAGCGTTATCGCATGACCCCAg TCAAATCTGAGACTGTAACACCTGGTTGTAATCTACCTTTAAATTTCTCTGGGCATTGGATCAACACCGCAAATATTGATGCTGATGTTTATATAAACCAAACGCACATCGTCGAGACATGGCACCCTGATATTGGACGATCACGCAAAACAGTGTACATTTGCAAAGAATCGCGCGATTCAAGGATTCTTCTCACTCGTCTTAATGTCGACGGATG ccaAAAAGATTACATTTGTTACGACATCGTTCCTCGTCACCACAACATTATCCGCTATCGGAAAGGACTTGCCATGATCAAAGATGACTTCCATACGGTCTGTTCGTGGACACAGTTTCCTGCGAAGAACGCCTGGAaatatgatttgtttttag CCAAGGAGCCTGTTCCCATTCGCTGTCCGGTTGCCGGTATGTTCCGTTTCCAGCAAAGTGGAGACATCAAGTTTCAGACCCGAATTTTAGGCGGAGTCACGGATTCTCCCCGTCCAGAGATCCATTGTATGGACTCGGTGTCTTCGTTACAAGTGTGTGATTCCGGACAGAAGGAGATGGTTATTGATGCCGAGTTCTGTCTATCGACCGACACTTACGGGCGCCCTATGGATATCTACA GTGATCCCGATTACAAGCTCAAATGCATTGGCTTTTGGAAGGAAAATCTCCGCTCATATCTCATCACCTACGACGAGTTGGACGCATTCAGTCGTTACCGATGCTGGGTATATCAGCGGGCTGACTTGACTAAAATCTACATGTCTCAGGCGTTAGGTCCTTACTGTCCCCTCAATCAAGATGTCACCAGTTGGAATTATACAGAAGGCGCTGCAGTTCATTTAAACATGGAAGAATATGAGAGAGAGC GTGATCAATGCCCGATGAATTTTGATGATGGTGAAAATCCATGGAGAACATCTGAATCGTATATTCAAACGTTCAGTTTCCGAGGCAGTGCAGACAACATACACATCTCAATAACTGCCATTCTTTTACCCCTAACTTTACTTTTTATCGTTCAGCACTGA